One Oenanthe melanoleuca isolate GR-GAL-2019-014 chromosome 3, OMel1.0, whole genome shotgun sequence DNA segment encodes these proteins:
- the PAQR8 gene encoding membrane progestin receptor beta: protein MTAILERLSTLSLSGQQLSRLPRLLEDGLPKLPCTVKECEVPQLFREPYIHSGYRPTGQHWRYYFLSLFQKHNEVVNVWTHLLAALAVLLRFKTFVEAEQLPVDAWSMPLLIFVLSSVTYLTCSLLAHLLQSKSELYHYTFYFVDYVGVSIYQYGSALAHFYYSSDQAWYDKFWLFFLPAAAFCGWLSCAGCCYAKYRYRRPYPIMRKMCQVIPAGLAFILDISPVAHRVVVCHLGGCEEDAAWYHTYQILFFLISAYFFSCPVPEKYFPGSCDIVGHAHQIFHTFLAICTLSQLEAILLDYKNRQEIFLKRHGPFTVYLSCISFFGLVACSAITAYMLRRRIKASLAKKDS from the coding sequence ATGACAGCCATCCTGGAGCGGCTCAGCACGCTGTCCCTCAGCGGGCAGCAGCTCAGCCGGCTGCCGCGGCTGCTGGAGGACGGCTTGCCCAAGCTGCCGTGCACGGTGAAGGAGTGCGAGGTGCCGCAGCTCTTCCGCGAGCCCTACATCCACAGCGGCTACCGCCCCACCGGCCAGCACTGGCGCTACTACTTCCTCAGCCTCTTCCAGAAGCACAACGAGGTGGTCAACGTGTGGACTCATCTCCTGGCGGCGCTGGCCGTGCTGCTGAGGTTCAAGACGTTTGTGGAGGCCGAGCAGTTGCCCGTGGATGCGTGGTCGATGCCGTTGCTCATCTTTGTCCTCTCCTCTGTCACCTACCTGACCTGCAGCCTCTTGGCCCACCTGCTGCAGTCCAAGTCGGAGCTGTACCACTACACCTTCTACTTCGTGGACTATGTTGGAGTCAGCATCTACCAGTATGGCAGCGCCCTGGCTCATTTCTACTACAGCTCTGACCAAGCCTGGTACGACAAGTTCTGGCTTTtcttcctgccagcagcagcgtTCTGCGGCTGGCTGTCCTGTGCCGGCTGCTGCTACGCCAAATACCGCTACCGACGGCCTTACCCCATCATGAGGAAGATGTGCCAGgtgatcccagcagggctggctttcATCCTGGATATCAGCCCCGTGGCTCACAGGGTGGTTGTGTGTCACCTGGGGGGCTGTGAGGAAGATGCTGCTTGGTACCACACGTACCAGATACTGTTTTTCCTTATCAGtgcttatttcttttcctgccctgtccccgAGAAATACTTCCCTGGCTCCTGCGATATTGTTGGTCACGCCCACCAGATCTTCCACACCTTCCTGGCCATCTGCACCCTGTCACAGCTGGAGGCCATTCTTTTGGATTACAAGAACAGGCAGGAGATTTTCCTGAAGAGACACGGGCCTTTCACCGTTTACCTCTCCTGCATCTCTTTTTTTGGTCTGGTGGCCTGTAGTGCCATCACAGCTTACATGCTGCGGCGCAGGATCAAGGCCAGCCTGGCTAAAAAGGACTCCTGA